A section of the Kluyveromyces lactis strain NRRL Y-1140 chromosome F complete sequence genome encodes:
- the TYS1 gene encoding tyrosine--tRNA ligase TYS1 (highly similar to uniprot|P36421 Saccharomyces cerevisiae YGR185C TYS1 tyrosyl-tRNA synthetase cytoplasmic): MSSVTDPNEQYALITKNLQEVLNAQIIKNVLEVEKRPLKLYWGTAPTGRPHCGYFVPMTKLADFLKAGCEVTVLLADLHAFLDNMKASLEVVAYRAKYYELVIKAILRSINVPIEKLKFVIGSSYQTSNEYIMDIFKLSNIVSQNDAKRAGADVVKQVANPLLSGLIYPLMQALDEEHLGVDVQFGGVDQRKIFVLAEENLEKLGYKKRAHLMNPMVPGLGQGGKMSASDPNSKIDLLEEPKQVKKKINSAFCAPGVVEDNGLLAFIESVVAPIQELKYGSDHFKFDINRPEKFGGPISYTSLDQIKQDFKEQKLAPPDLKSGVSDAINELLAPLREEFQNNPEFQEAEAKGYPPPVVEKTKKAKKSKNKGDRYPGAKPAVEQAAEALKETNLEDAK; this comes from the coding sequence ATGTCGTCCGTCACAGATCCAAATGAACAATATGCTTTGATCACCAAGAACTTGCAGGAAGTTCTCAATGCCCAGATTATCAAGAATGTTTtggaagttgaaaagagacCTTTGAAATTGTACTGGGGTACTGCACCAACCGGTAGACCTCACTGTGGTTATTTTGTTCCAATGACCAAGTTGGCAgattttttgaaagctGGCTGTGAAGTTACTGTTCTATTGGCCGATTTGCACGCTTTCTTGGATAATATGAAGGCTTCTTTGGAAGTTGTTGCTTACAGAGCAAAGTATTACGAACTAGTCATCAAGGCGATTTTGAGAAGCATCAACgttccaattgaaaaattgaagttcGTTATTGGTTCTTCTTATCAAACCTCCAACGAATACATCATGGACATCTTCAAGTTGTCTAACATTGTTTCTCAAAACGATGCCAAGAGAGCTGGTGCCGATGTTGTGAAGCAAGTCGCTAACCCATTGTTGAGTGGTTTGATTTACCCTTTGATGCAAGCCttagatgaagaacatCTTGGTGTCGATGTCCAATTCGGTGGTGttgatcaaagaaagatctTCGTGCTAGCAGAAGagaatttggaaaaattggGCTATAAGAAAAGAGCACATTTGATGAATCCAATGGTTCCAGGCTTAGGCCAAGGTGGTAAGATGTCTGCTTCTGATCCAAATTCTAAGATTGATTTATtagaagaaccaaaacaagttaagaagaagattaaCAGTGCATTCTGTGCCCCAGGTGTCGTTGAAGATAATGGGTTATTGGCTTTCATCGAATCTGTTGTTGCACCAATACAAGAGTTGAAATACGGTAGTGATCACTTTAAGTTCGATATCAACCGTCCTGAAAAATTCGGTGGACCAATTTCATATACTTCTCTAGATCAGATTAAGCAGGACTTCAAGGAGCAAAAATTAGCTCCTCCAGATTTAAAGTCCGGTGTCTCTGATGCTATCAACGAGCTATTGGCTCCACTTAGagaagaatttcaaaacaATCCTGAGTTCCAAGAGGCTGAAGCTAAGGGTTATCCACCACCAGTAGTTGAAAAGACCAAGAAAGCtaagaaatcaaagaataaagGTGATCGTTACCCAGGTGCTAAGCCAGCTGTTGAGCAAGCGGCTGAAGCGCTAAAAGAAACTAATTTGGAAGATGCCAAATAA
- the TFG1 gene encoding transcription factor IIF subunit TFG1 (similar to uniprot|P41895 Saccharomyces cerevisiae YGR186W TFG1 Largest subunit of the RNA Polymerase general transcription factor IIF (TFIIF) interacts with Fcp1p phosphatase and with TFIIB potentially phosphorylated by Cdc28p), translating into MSNATKSNDASPFIKRDQMRREFLRARQRSNNPKPIVKKEDPEQAAEEARKLLQPEALSRRVKREPGKSGYSEFPLRAIDMRDKENVKTNLVKFQSKKPIDPEDFHLPIRLHRKDTRNLQFQLTRAEIVQRQKEIAEFKQRQLEEAGGAGPGTGGSNSTPTASKGNSTGGSFSQSNGKPYNSKQGTPVPGTLNGPKVGVTNYNNTDGPNVNNNGSSSSELKTGTDSGSPPNGKEGTPSNTVTILEEAGVAEDPTKVGMVKYDGKAEPEIHEEGTIDPMADVAPHGGGRFRRGNSKRKTRQLKRLDEEAKRLRFEEFYPWVMEDFDGFNTWVGSYEAGNSDSYVLLSVEDDGSFTMIPADKVYRFTARNKYNTLTIEEAEKRMEKNKEGAPRWFMKHLDESSKTTTRYDRTLRRLRAVDGNTRQAEDDEDRGDNSEVELDYDEEFADDEEAPIIDGNEEENKESEQRIKKEMLQANALGLRDDDGEESDDELFGEKKIDEEGEKVKKALLKTDLGALYESDAEENPYLSHSEEDEEQADSDKKDSEKDNEKQSRRSSPKKKASDTPSGPPKLVVKSINQNIVVLTGEKSVLSNFPAGAWNPNLKKRPAESQPQESMDNKRAKSDHSADDLLTEDDIINAIEGKQLTLKQLIRQLKEKVGRHPDNKERMKVFVKKLVKLNGKFLELSK; encoded by the coding sequence ATGTCTAATGCAACCAAGTCCAATGATGCGTCGCCCTTCATCAAGAGGGATCAGATGAGAAGGGAGTTCTTGAGAGCAAGACAAAGGAGTAACAATCCGAAGCCTATagtaaagaaagaggaTCCCGAACAAGCTGCAGAAGAGGCTAGGAAGTTATTGCAGCCTGAGGCACTATCTAGAAGGGTTAAGAGGGAGCCAGGTAAGTCAGGGTATAGTGAGTTTCCATTGCGAGCAATTGACATGAGAGATAAAGAAAACGTTAAGACGAATTTGGTCAAATTTCAGTCTAAGAAACCAATAGACCCTGAGGATTTCCATTTACCCATCAGATTACATCGTAAGGATACTAGAAACTTGCAATTCCAGTTGACCAGAGCGGAAATTGTGCAAAGACAGAAGGAAATTGCGGAATTCAAGCAGAGACAACTCGAAGAAGCAGGAGGTGCAGGACCGGGTACTGGCGGTAGCAACTCAACGCCGACAGCATCTAAAGGTAACAGTACTGGTGGAAGTTTCTCTCAATCTAACGGGAAACCATATAATAGCAAACAAGGAACGCCAGTTCCAGGTACGTTGAATGGTCCAAAAGTGGGAGTAACTaattataataatacaGATGGTCCTAACGTGAATAATAACGGTTCATCAAGTTCAGAGCTGAAAACTGGCACAGATTCCGGCTCTCCTCCAAATGGGAAAGAAGGAACTCCCAGCAATACCGTCACTATCCTTGAAGAGGCTGGAGTGGCAGAAGACCCAACTAAGGTCGGTATGGTTAAATATGATGGTAAGGCTGAACCTGAGATACACGAAGAAGGTACTATAGACCCTATGGCTGATGTTGCACCACATGGAGGTGGTCGTTTTAGAAGGGGTAATtctaaaagaaagacaagaCAGTTGAAGAGattagatgaagaagcgAAAAGGTTAAGATTCGAAGAATTTTATCCATGGGTCATGGAAGATTTTGATGGTTTTAACACCTGGGTAGGTTCATACGAAGCAGGTAACTCAGACTCATATGTCCTTTTAAGTGTTGAAGACGACGGGAGCTTTACTATGATTCCTGCGGATAAAGTCTACCGTTTCACTgcaagaaataaatataaCACATTGACCATTGAAGAAGCCGAGAAAAGGATGgagaagaacaaagaaggTGCTCCTCGTTGGTTTATGAAGCATTTGGACGAGTCCAGTAAAACAACCACAAGATATGATAGAACCTTAAGAAGACTTAGAGCTGTCGATGGGAACACAAGACAGGCcgaagatgatgaggaCCGTGGAGATAACTCAGAGGTCGAATTGGATtacgatgaagaatttgcggatgatgaagaagcaCCAATCATAGACggtaatgaagaagagaataaGGAATCGGAACAAAggatcaagaaagaaatgttaCAAGCTAATGCTTTGGGATTACGTGACGATGATGGGGAAGAGTCAGATGACGAACTATTtggagagaaaaaaattgacgAAGAAGGTGAAAAAGTCAAGAAAGCCCTCCTTAAAACAGATCTGGGTGCTTTATATGAATCTGATGCAGAAGAGAACCCATATCTATCACACTctgaggaagatgaagagcAAGCTGATTCGGATAAGAAAGATTCCGAGAAGGATAATGAAAAGCAAAGTCGGAGATCCtcaccaaagaagaaagctTCTGACACACCATCAGGTCCACCAAAATTAGTAGTAAAAAGCATTAATCAAAATATCGTTGTACTAACTGGTGAGAAATCAGTATTATCGAACTTCCCTGCAGGAGCCTGGAAtccaaacttgaagaaacGTCCAGCAGAGTCTCAGCCACAAGAATCTATGGACAATAAGAGGGCAAAGTCTGATCACTCGGCAGATGATTTGTTAACGGAAGACGATATAATCAATGCAATTGAGGGCAAGCAGTTGACTTTGAAACAATTAATCAGacaattgaaagaaaaggtcGGTAGACATCCTgacaataaagaaagaatgaagGTTTTTGTCAAGAAACTTGTTAAACTGAACGGTAAATTCCTCGAATTGAGTAAGTAG
- the HGH1 gene encoding Hgh1p (similar to uniprot|P48362 Saccharomyces cerevisiae YGR187C), protein MSTELEELVSFLHSDQPAVRQIALDNLVGFSTGASAVIFKCNNYKAIEDLKVLAKDKSKVIVQQSTTILANLCDDVTMRKLIVKDTEFLQYLSWKICDLANASADIMCILLSNLAKEDNITELFSFVKKEDDGIPLNIEVFKSNKVMDCLMDCFVKGYDRKLNRYATYDYLAYFFADISRFKIGREYFIEQQEYDGVIPISKLLVFTEKYDAKTRREGVAYTIKNSLFDSEKHENLLTNEEINLLPYILLPIASAKDSEIDEEDMFNLPDELQLLPADKERDPIPEIICVHLESILLLCTTKAGREYLRSKSVYPLVRELHKNIGNDDIGELSHRIVNMLMRGEPENQVIEEIVAKSAEDGEIAEIEEEEEEEESDDDDDAIVEVL, encoded by the coding sequence ATGTCCACGgaattagaagaattagTGTCATTTTTGCATTCAGACCAGCCTGCCGTCAGACAGATTGCTCTTGATAATCTGGTTGGCTTCTCAACTGGAGCAAGTGctgtcattttcaaatGTAATAATTACAAAGCTATAGAGGATCTAAAAGTTCTAGCTAAAGATAAGTCAAAAGTTATCGTTCAACAATCCACTACGATTTTAGCGAATTTATGTGATGATGTTACTATGAGAAAGTTGATCGTCAAGGATACTGAATTCCTACAGTACTTATCGTGGAAAATCTGTGATTTAGCTAACGCAAGTGCGGATATCATGTGTATTTTATTGTCTAATCTCGCCAAGGAAGACAATATTACCGAATTGTTTTCGTTTGTTAAGAAGGAAGACGATGGTATTCCATTAAACATAGAAGTCTTTAAAAGCAACAAAGTAATGGATTGCTTAATGGATTGTTTTGTGAAGGGTTACGATAGAAAGTTGAACAGATATGCCACTTATGACTACTTAGCTTATTTCTTTGCCGACATTTCGAGATTTAAGATTGGTAGAGAGTATTTCATTGAACAGCAGGAGTATGACGGCGTCATCCCAATTTCTAAACTATTGGTATTCACTGAAAAGTATGATGCTAAAACCAGAAGAGAAGGTGTGGCTTATACCATCAAGAATTCGTTATTTGATTCCGAAAAGCATGAAAACCTTTTGACTAATGAGGAAATCAATCTTTTACCTTATATTCTTCTACCGATTGCATCAGCTAAAGACTCcgaaattgatgaagaagatatgTTCAATCTACCGGATGAATTGCAACTCTTACCTGCCGACAAAGAGAGAGATCCTATTCCTGAAATCATATGTGTGCATTTAGAAAGTATTTTATTGCTTTGTACCACTAAAGCCGGCAGAGAATACTTAAGATCGAAATCAGTATACCCATTGGTCAGAGAGTTACATaaaaatattggaaatGACGATATCGGTGAATTATCTCATAGAATTGTTAACATGTTGATGAGAGGTGAGCCGGAGAATCAAGTGATAGAAGAAATCGTGGCCAAATCTGCGGAAGATGGCGAAATAGCCGagatagaagaagaagaagaagaagaagagtccgacgatgatgacgatgcTATCGTCGAAGTTTTATAA
- the EMC6 gene encoding Emc6p (similar to uniprot|Q12431 Saccharomyces cerevisiae YLL014W Hypothetical ORF) — protein sequence MSYRFTDLKSSKSGSFNNNKLLRIQDSTMLTAGLSAGILQLQSFAGFGMFFAVYILVNLIFIAWFCKFKPSLYFTNPVHKIWVKNLFRELAGFVMTWTLAFTLVR from the coding sequence ATGAGTTATCGCTTCACCGACCTAAAGTCTTCCAAAAGTGGAagtttcaacaacaacaaactACTACGGATACAGGATTCTACAATGCTGACAGCAGGACTTAGTGCTGGGATATTGCAACTTCAATCTTTTGCAGGTTTTGGAATGTTTTTTGCTGTTTATATCCTGGTGAACCTCATATTTATAGCGTGGTTTTGCAAATTCAAGCCTAGTCTATATTTTACTAATCCAGTGCATAAAATATGGGTTAAAAATCTATTCCGCGAGCTAGCTGGGTTTGTCATGACTTGGACGTTAGCGTTCACTTTGGTCAGGTAA
- the PUF3 gene encoding mRNA-binding protein PUF3 (some similarities with uniprot|Q02601 Saccharomyces cerevisiae YLL013C PUF3 member of the PUF protein family which is named for the founding members PUmilio and Fbf), which produces MSLSEQLNGWNTAVSDDKDNNTQIDSELASIVSSLSALSNPNVQQQAQQQVQQQQVQAQQQQQIGGFRRASFNSNTGSDVDSEIFFNTQNSPMLRRTTLSVGGMSLPENSSSHAQNRLNAMNHYSASIAGGLTAQFQNNNNPNLNSYNGSVTNSNSIGVNNSSVTSGFFERFGRALAEGTREVELNVGVGSVNVGGPPSSSNHAGTGSRRASATTGLEHLSRVGSNTTLHGARRMSDTSEVLDSVSESLSMQNNEPNSTTIWNVAAAPVFRPQNAEHMQQQYHYQQQQQQQQSPLHQRQPQFQPQFSYRRSKDGKTAPFPSDQDIDPNDPASFANQQAAPFNYGYPGFNQFGMPMFLPPVLSPPPQPFPGMNGSNDNSQDVETTDGVTKEASASRKNQHESELSETSGETGNHPTMMPHPMAPYPFPSPYPFMYAPIKEDDTENNKDSETVKPPLSPTFLPPNPYMFMPPSMQPRPGNLQDAPSSPPSADNGSGSNKRNNDSKYSGKNKSNPYLHAGKAQYSQFSPPPSRAGMAVPPNTLQSSSGSGANKQGRQGKNARQNNKQPIVRSPLLEEFRNNSSNKVYKLSDIYGSALEFCKDQHGSRFIQQELATASDADKEVIFNEIRDQCIPLSHDVFGNYVIQKFFEHGTKTQREVLVDQFRGKMENLSLEMYACRVIQKAFEFLNEDQKVDLVSELSHCVLAMIKDQNGNHVIQKAIECIPIEKLPFILQSLRGQIYHLSTHSYGCRVVQRLLEFGTLKDQDDILNDLDEFIPFLIQDQYGNYVIQHILQHGTEDTSSHIGMSKQNIIDIIRKNVVEYSKHKFASNVVEKSVVYGSKNQIRQILDQILPRDEEHAADLEDNAPLILMMRDQYANYVVQKLVGVATGEDERLIVISIRSYLDKSNKNNTLGNRHLASVEKLATLVEKIQI; this is translated from the coding sequence ATGTCACTTTCAGAGCAACTGAACGGCTGGAATACCGCTGTTTCTGACGATAAGGATAATAATACCCAGATTGATTCTGAATTAGCATCAATAGTCTCGTCGCTTTCGGCACTGTCAAATCCGAATGTACAGCAACAAGCACAGCAGCAGgttcaacagcagcaaGTACAGGcgcagcagcagcaacagaTTGGTGGGTTCAGAAGGGCCTCTTTCAATAGTAATACGGGAAGCGATGTGGACTCAGagatctttttcaatacaCAGAATTCTCCCATGTTGAGGAGAACTACTCTGTCTGTAGGCGGGATGTCTCTGCCTGAGAACTCTTCGTCCCACGCTCAGAATAGATTGAATGCCATGAACCATTACTCTGCCAGTATCGCTGGTGGTCTGACAGCTCAATTccaaaataataataatccGAACTTGAACAGTTACAACGGAAGCGTGACTAATTCTAATTCGATCGGTGTCAATAATAGTTCAGTTACATCTGGATTTTTCGAAAGGTTTGGTCGTGCCTTAGCTGAGGGTACTCGTGAAGTGGAATTGAATGTGGGTGTGGGTAGTGTTAACGTTGGTGGGCCTCCTTCGAGTTCGAATCACGCTGGTACTGGCTCGAGAAGAGCATCTGCAACCACAGGCTTGGAGCATTTATCGAGAGTCGGATCTAATACGACGCTGCATGGTGCAAGAAGAATGTCGGATACCTCTGAAGTGTTGGACTCCGTTAGTGAAAGTTTATCGATGCAAAATAATGAGCCTAATTCTACTACCATTTGGAACGTGGCTGCTGCACCCGTATTCAGACCTCAGAATGCCGAACACATGCAACAACAATACCActaccaacaacaacagcagcagcagcaatCTCCACTGCATCAACGTCAGCCTCAATTCCAGCCTCAATTCTCTTACCGTCGTTCTAAGGACGGCAAAACTGCTCCTTTTCCAAGTGACCAGGACATTGATCCAAATGACCCTGCCTCGTTTGCTAATCAGCAGGCAGCTCCTTTCAACTATGGTTATCCTGGGTTTAATCAATTTGGAATGCCCATGTTTTTACCTCCTGTGCTGTCTCCACCACCACAACCATTCCCAGGTATGAATGGATCCAACGATAACAGTCAAGATGTCGAGACTACTGATGGTGTTACCAAAGAGGCTTCCGCTTCTAGAAAGAACCAACACGAGTCCGAATTATCAGAGACATCAGGTGAAACAGGTAATCATCCAACGATGATGCCACATCCAATGGCTCCTTATCCATTCCCCAGTCCATATCCTTTCATGTATGCTccaatcaaagaagatgacACAGAAAATAATAAGGATAGTGAAACTGTTAAACCTCCTTTGAGCCCTACTTTCTTGCCACCAAATCCTTACATGTTCATGCCTCCATCTATGCAACCACGTCCAGGTAACTTACAAGACGCTCCAAGCTCCCCTCCATCCGCAGACAATGGTTCCGGTTCTAACAAGAGAAATAACGATTCTAAATACTCTGGCAAAAATAAATCAAATCCATACCTGCACGCAGGTAAGGCTCAATATTCACAATTCTCTCCGCCACCAAGTAGGGCAGGTATGGCAGTGCCCCCAAACACTTTGCAAAGTTCTTCAGGTTCAGGTGCAAACAAACAGGGTCGCCAAGGTAAAAATGCTCGCCAGAATAACAAACAGCCTATCGTTAGATCCCCATTATTGGAGGAATTCAGGaacaattcttccaataaaGTTTACAAACTTAGCGATATTTACGGCTCCGCTTTAGAGTTCTGTAAAGATCAACATGGTTCCAGATTTATCCAACAGGAATTGGCAACAGCTTCTGATGCTGATAAGGAAGTAATCTTCAATGAGATTAGAGACCAATGTATACCATTATCTCATGACGTGTTCGGTAACTATgtcattcaaaaattctttgaacatGGTACAAAAACACAAAGGGAGGTATTAGTGGATCAATTCAGAGGCAAAATGGAGAACTTGTCGTTAGAAATGTATGCTTGCCGTGTTATACAAAAGGCATTTGAATTCCTAAATGAAGATCAAAAGGTTGATCTCGTATCTGAACTTTCCCATTGTGTTTTAGCTATGATCAAAGACCAGAATGGTAACCATGTTATACAAAAAGCCATCGAGTGTATTCCGATTGAAAAATTACCATTTATTCTCCAAAGTTTAAGAGGACAAATCTATCATTTATCAACGCATTCTTACGGTTGCCGTGTAGTTCAAAGACTATTGGAATTTGGAACTCTAAAGGACCaagatgatattttgaatgacTTGGATGAATTCATCCCATTCTTGATCCAGGATCAATACGGTAACTACGTAATTCAGCATATTTTACAGCATGGAACTGAAGATACGAGCAGTCACATAGGAATGAGtaaacaaaatatcatcgATATCATTCGTAAGAATGTTGTTGAATATTCAAAACACAAATTTGCCTCCaatgttgttgaaaagtcAGTAGTTTACGGATCCAAAAACCAGATAAGACAGATTTTGGATCAAATTCTACCAAGAGACGAAGAGCACGCCGCTGATTTGGAAGATAATGCACCATTGATTCTAATGATGCGGGATCAATACGCGAACTACGTTGTTCAAAAGCTCGTGGGTGTCGCAACTGGTGAAGATGAGAGGTTGATTGTTATTTCCATCAGATCCTATTTGGATAAATCCAATAAAAATAACACTTTGGGTAACAGGCATTTGGCTAGTGTTGAAAAGTTAGCAACTTTGGTGGAAAAAATTCAGATATAG
- the IZH3 gene encoding Izh3p (some similarities with uniprot|Q07959 Saccharomyces cerevisiae YLR023C IZH3 Membrane protein involved in zinc metabolism member of the four-protein IZH family expression induced by zinc deficiency deletion reduces sensitivity to elevated zinc and shortens lag phase overexpression reduces Zap1p activity), translating into MSKSEDFIMEYTSENVTGVDNEFSLSSEDEYVALTRLARFIKSANQKLEKLESVLPSTSVATTTSLPRQGFNKLRQRGRKFLRWNNKPVEAEKEVSYQDFINNPDAPAFYRFLKRTTEELTAVLPENDTETMIAEEFERSLNRSSITSPLLKFSQIYDDHFTSFASSSTTLHSSTKDSTRSSSQTSSKMPRFDDSISHSALSSSHSNSSDDNCQDNSRYDSHNVSSFSINKLKLDRSEMCELETIDDKCVDIDTQQVIQTLDFLDEHLDLFIEDPHSIKKTIQFYNWDNACDLGRQRHLHFYELPFPWRENRYIIHGYRFYDSHVKSVLSVVNWYGWHNETLNIWSHLFGAVYLAYLLFIQLPTTKVFMSQDVPLFGKLIIQVFLIAGVKCLLSSSVWHTLNGTCCLPLRCKFACIDYTGITVLITASILSTEFVSVYNLATQSLSTSMTVYMSLSLCLGIFGSFMNWSPRFDRPESRPFRIAFYVLLAGLGMISFLHLTISRGIDHSSQFFKPVWNRSLIWYLIGVVFYGSFIPERWRTDVELDYTIPTDAELCSNLDILTKHKHVHFRAVPSKSSRTGFFSLWWVDYFLSSHTLWHFFVLLGVIGHYNALLDMFETKWQL; encoded by the coding sequence ATGTCAAAGTCTGAAGATTTTATTATGGAATATACCTCGGAAAATGTCACTGGAGTTGACAACGAGTTCAGTCTCAGTTCCGAAGATGAATACGTCGCGCTAACAAGACTTGCACGGTTCATCAAATCAGCAAATCAGAAACTAGAGAAATTGGAGTCCGTGCttccttcaacttctgTCGCTACGACGACAAGTTTGCCCAGACAAGGGTTTAACAAGTTAAGACAAAGAGGCCGTAAATTTTTGAGATGGAACAACAAGCCTGTCGAGGCTGAGAAAGAGGTTTCATAtcaagatttcatcaacaatcCAGACGCACCAGCGTTTTATAGGTTTTTGAAACGTACCACGGAAGAGTTAACAGCTGTTTTGCCTGAGAATGACACTGAAACTATGATTGCTGAAGAGTTCGAAAGAAGTTTGAACAGGTCTTCAATCACTTCTCCGTTGTTAAAATTCTCACAGATTTACGATGATCATTTCACTTCGTTTGCTTCTAGCTCTACGACTCTTCACTCCTCGACAAAGGATTCTACCAGATCATCATCACAaacttcatcgaaaatGCCTCGGTTTGACGATAGCATAAGTCATAGTGCTCTTTCGTCTTCACACTCTAACAGTTCAGATGATAACTGTCAAGACAACTCTCGCTACGATTCACATAACGTCTCCTCGTTCTCAATCAACAAATTAAAGCTGGACCGTAGTGAAATGTGTGAACTGGAAACTATCGACGATAAATGCGTCGACATTGATACCCAACAAGTGATCCAAACGCTAGATTTCCTCGACGAACATCTCGACTTGTTCATTGAAGATCCTCACTCAATTAAGAAAACAATACAGTTCTATAACTGGGATAACGCATGCGATCTAGGTCGCCAAAGGCATTTGCATTTCTACGAATTACCATTCCCATGGAGAGAAAACAGGTACATCATCCACGGTTACCGATTTTATGATTCTCATGTAAAATCTGTATTATCGGTCGTCAACTGGTATGGCTGGCATAATGAAACACTAAACATTTGGTCCCATTTGTTCGGTGCAGTTTATTTAGCATACCTTTTGTTCATCCAGTTACCAACCACTAAAGTATTCATGTCCCAAGATGTACCTTTATTTGGTAAACTCATAATCCAAGTTTTTTTGATTGCAGGTGTAAAGTGTTTACTATCATCCTCTGTATGGCATACGCTTAATGGGACTTGCTGTCTACCACTGAGATGTAAATTCGCATGTATTGATTACACTGGCATCACGGTGTTGATCACGGCTTCCATTCTATCGACAGAGTTTGTGTCAGTTTATAACCTTGCTACCCAATCATTATCCACCTCAATGACGGTATATATGTCACTGTCGCTTTGCTTAGGTATTTTCGGCTCCTTCATGAACTGGTCCCCCAGATTCGATAGACCTGAATCCAGGCCGTTCAGGATTGCCTTCTATGTTCTATTAGCTGGTCTAGGTATGATCTCGTTTCTCCATCTCACGATTAGTCGTGGTATTGACCACTCAtctcaatttttcaagCCTGTTTGGAACAGGTCGCTTATCTGGTACCTAATCGGAGTGGTATTCTACGGTTCTTTCATTCCTGAACGTTGGAGAACCGATGTCGAATTAGACTATACCATTCCAACAGACGCAGAACTATGCTCGAATTTGGATATTCTGACGAAACACAAACACGTCCACTTCAGAGCGGTCCCATCGAAAAGCTCCAGAACCGGGTTTTTCTCTTTATGGTGGGTCGACTATTTCTTATCATCACATACTTTGTGGCACTTCTTCGTCCTTTTGGGTGTGATTGGACATTATAATGCATTGCTCGACATGTTCGAAACCAAATGGCAATTATGA
- the SDO1 gene encoding guanine nucleotide exchange factor SDO1 (highly similar to uniprot|Q07953 Saccharomyces cerevisiae YLR022C SDO1 Protein required for cell viability), producing the protein MAVINQPSGQIKLTNVSMVKLKKAKKRFEVACYQNKVQDYRNGVEKDLDEVLQINQVFINVSKGQVASKEDLQKAFQTTDVDAIIKEILFKGEIQLSEKERQLQLNKINNEMLTIISAKCINPKSKKRYPPTMIHKALLELKFNVVVNKAAKLQALEAIKLLIAKQIIPIARSKMKIKVAVNLETAGSSELIEQLNTLIRSGQTSQTETAWTSIGLIDPVAYRELVNICNQKATLQVLDMAVIEESN; encoded by the coding sequence ATGGCAGTGATCAATCAGCCTTCGGGCCAGATCAAATTGACTAATGTTTCTATGGTTAAGCTAAAGAAAGCTAAGAAAAGATTCGAAGTTGCATGTTATCAGAATAAAGTTCAAGATTATAGGAATGGTGTAGAGAAAGATTTGGACGAAGTGCTTCAGATCAATCAAGTGTTTATCAACGTATCCAAGGGCCAAGTTGCTTCGAAGGAAGACTTACAAAAGGCATTTCAAACTACGGATGTCGATGCGATCATTAAAGAGATTTTGTTTAAGGGAGAAATCCAACTCTCTGAGAAGGAAAGACAATTGcaattgaacaaaatcaacaatgAAATGCTAACTATTATCAGCGCTAAGTGCATCAATCCAAAGTCTAAAAAGAGATATCCCCCAACAATGATTCACAAGGCTTTGTTGGAACTAAAATTCAATGTTGTCGTTAACAAGGCAGCCAAGCTACAAGCTCTAGAAGCCATCAAATTGTTGATTGCTAAACAGATTATTCCAATCGCAAGATCCAAGATGAAGATCAAGGTAGCTGTGAACTTGGAGACTGCAGGATCATCAGAActcattgaacaattaAATACTCTAATAAGATCTGGCCAAACAAGTCAAACAGAAACAGCCTGGACAAGTATAGGGTTAATAGATCCAGTGGCATACAGGGAACTTGTTAACATCTGTAATCAAAAGGCAACATTACAAGTGTTAGATATGGCTGTGATAGAAGAGTCTAATTAA